A genomic window from Brassica oleracea var. oleracea cultivar TO1000 chromosome C8, BOL, whole genome shotgun sequence includes:
- the LOC106307795 gene encoding uncharacterized protein LOC106307795: MGAEEEKTSERSVKVLLSGMFSRKKKKKKGSSSPSNEDPRLMMRRDKTNNKNVHMSLSELMRKLKHSFKKEKPQHDNNKRLLVLRKKKGKSLSTTTKDHFFIERMASISQKLQQHHVFKEKHNLLSENGDSDQHLATSEEAQGRIVSLLPGYSSPFRSPGKIWDQNPTLLSKSASDNFMKSETLAEIEERVVSLSQDSRSPSVSSSSHNFVTFEISQLREASDVEKDDESSHEESLPQPSLLSASSPSHYISRTDEYELVLDPLFIGYEISPARGEAKRQTLFNHNEEKDVPMNEKERVFKYVKAVLGAIDSSWEEMHLKTEFSDQILNPALFNNIPFYPSRLCAADHDHELLFDSINELIFEFCRFPQWVSFVKPRTDQVFSFNGDESIVDEVQKEVYCRLFPLQFADSVDQIIREDMDKRGNWLDDVRSEVECIGFETSELILNELLEQLMLDLL, translated from the exons ATGGGAGCAGAAGAAGAAAAGACAAGCGAGAGATCAGTAAAGGTGTTGCTATCTGGTATGTTCAGCAGGAAGAAGAAGAAGAAGAAGGGATCATCATCACCATCAAATGAAGATCCGCGTTTGATGATGAGAAGAGACAAAACTAATAATAAGAATGTGCATATGTCTCTCTCTGAGTTGATGAGGAAGTTGAAACATTCTTTCAAAAAGGAGAAACCGCAACATGACAACAATAAGAGGTTACTAGTACTGCGGAAGAAGAAGGGAAAGAGTTTATCAACAACAACTAAAGATCATTTCTTTATCGAGCGGATGGCTTCAATATCTCAGAAGTTACAACAACACCATGTCTTCAAGGAGAAACATAATCTGTTGTCTGAGAATGGAGATTCCGATCAACACTTGGCAACGAGTGAAGAGGCTCAAGGAAGGATTGTATCGCTGCTTCCGGGGTATTCGTCCCCTTTTAGGAGCCCTGGGAAAATATGGGACCAGAATCCAACTCTCCTTTCCAAATCTGCTTCAGACAATTTTATGAAGTCTGAAACATTGGCAG AGATAGAAGAAAGGGTGGTTTCGTTAAGCCAGGATAGTAGGAGCCCTTCCGTGTCCAGTAGCAGCCACAACTTCGTCACCTTTGAGATATCACAACTTCGAGAAGCTTCTGATGTAGAGAAAGATGATGAG AGCTCCCATGAAGAGAGCCTACCACAACCGTCTCTTCTCTCTGCGTCATCACCATCTCACTACATATCTAGAACCGATGAATACGAACTAGTTCTTGACCCGCTCTTCATTGGATATGAAATTAGTCCAGCAAGAG GTGAAGCAAAGAGACAGACTCTGTTTAACCACAATGAAGAAAAAGATGTTCCTATGAATGAAAAAGAAAGAGTGTTTAAGTACGTTAAAGCGGTGTTGGGTGCAATAGACTCAAGCTGGGAAGAGATGCACCTGAAAACAGAATTCTCCGACCAGATTCTCAACCCGGCTTTGTTCAACAACATACCATTCTATCCAAGTCGGCTTTGTGCTGCTGACCATGACCATGAGCTCCTCTTTGACTCCATCAACGAACTCATCTTCGAATTTTGCAGGTTTCCTCAATGGGTATCCTTTGTTAAACCAAGAACTGATCAAGTCTTCTCATTCAATGGTGATGAGAGCATCGTTGACGAGGTTCAGAAAGAGGTTTACTGTCGTCTCTTCCCGTTGCAGTTTGCTGACTCGGTGGACCAAATCATTAGAGAAGACATGGATAAACGCGGAAACTGGTTAGATGACGTTAGAAGTGAGGTTGAGTGCATTGGCTTTGAGACTAGTGAACTGATTCTAAATGAATTACTGGAACAGCTCATGCTTGACTTGTTGTGA
- the LOC106307794 gene encoding uncharacterized protein LOC106307794 isoform X1 yields the protein MEKLTSAATPPPPSATSSLPLPTAAAADQRSSPAMDLDNPPVPSRPHIGGAQVAPSDPSSRGRKRGLEGNLKVENSNYYKMRLLVKDLRPHVLEVLRAPDFRNCKAAVEIQEKMKLLLQLYQEMIGQTPKLEKSTKTESLSNGKALSQTPEATSTTDNKHNNSVVGDDKVVGGSAFGWNFVTYGGTDAVYCGLSKEEYRASHPIVQAEAHVEAQLFNIV from the exons ATGGAGAAATTGACCTCCGCGGCAACTCCTCCTCCTCCTTCCGCTACTTCATCTCTCCCGCTTCCTACAGCAGCTGCAGCAGATCAGAGATCTTCGCCGGCGATGGACTTAGATAACCCGCCGGTTCCGAGTCGGCCACATATAGGAGGAGCTCAGGTGGCTCCGTCAGATCCGTCGTCAAGGGGGAGAAAGAGGGGGCTGGAAGGGAATCTGAAGGTGGAGAACTCCAACTACTACAAGATGCGTCTCCTTGTCAAGGATCTTCGCCCTCACGTTCTCGAG GTACTACGAGCTCCCGACTTCAGAAACTGCAAGGCAGCAGTCGAAATTCAAGAGA AGATGAAGCTTTTGCTTCAACTATACCAAGAGATGATTGGACAAACACCCAAACTTGAGAAATCAACTAAGACCGAGTCCTTATCCAACGGCAAGGCACTCAGTCAAACACCTGAGGCAACAAGCACTACTGATAATAAGCACAACAACTCTGTTGTTGGTGACGACAAGGTCGTTGGAGGGTCTGCTTTTGGCTGGAACTTCGTCACCTATGGAGGCACTGATGCTGTTTACTGTGGCCTCTCCAAGGAAGAATACAGAGCCTCTCACCCAATTGTTCAAGCAGAGGCACATGTAGAGGCTCAA TTATTTAATATTGTCTAG
- the LOC106307794 gene encoding uncharacterized protein LOC106307794 isoform X2: MEKLTSAATPPPPSATSSLPLPTAAAADQRSSPAMDLDNPPVPSRPHIGGAQVAPSDPSSRGRKRGLEGNLKVENSNYYKMRLLVKDLRPHVLEVLRAPDFRNCKAAVEIQEKMKLLLQLYQEMIGQTPKLEKSTKTESLSNGKALSQTPEATSTTDNKHNNSVVGDDKVVGGSAFGWNFVTYGGTDAVYCGLSKEEYRASHPIVQAEAHVEAQL; this comes from the exons ATGGAGAAATTGACCTCCGCGGCAACTCCTCCTCCTCCTTCCGCTACTTCATCTCTCCCGCTTCCTACAGCAGCTGCAGCAGATCAGAGATCTTCGCCGGCGATGGACTTAGATAACCCGCCGGTTCCGAGTCGGCCACATATAGGAGGAGCTCAGGTGGCTCCGTCAGATCCGTCGTCAAGGGGGAGAAAGAGGGGGCTGGAAGGGAATCTGAAGGTGGAGAACTCCAACTACTACAAGATGCGTCTCCTTGTCAAGGATCTTCGCCCTCACGTTCTCGAG GTACTACGAGCTCCCGACTTCAGAAACTGCAAGGCAGCAGTCGAAATTCAAGAGA AGATGAAGCTTTTGCTTCAACTATACCAAGAGATGATTGGACAAACACCCAAACTTGAGAAATCAACTAAGACCGAGTCCTTATCCAACGGCAAGGCACTCAGTCAAACACCTGAGGCAACAAGCACTACTGATAATAAGCACAACAACTCTGTTGTTGGTGACGACAAGGTCGTTGGAGGGTCTGCTTTTGGCTGGAACTTCGTCACCTATGGAGGCACTGATGCTGTTTACTGTGGCCTCTCCAAGGAAGAATACAGAGCCTCTCACCCAATTGTTCAAGCAGAGGCACATGTAGAGGCTCAATTATAA
- the LOC106307796 gene encoding actin-depolymerizing factor 10: MANSASGMHVNDECKLKFLELKAKRNYRFIVFKIDEKAQQVMIEMVGNPEKTYDDFTKCMPENECRYAVYDFDFTTPENCQKSKIFFIAWSPDTSRVRSKMLYASSKDRFKRELDGIQVELQATDPSEMSLDIIKGRVNL, translated from the exons ATG GCTAATTCAGCGTCTGGGATGCATGTAAACGATGAGTGCAAGCTCAAGTTCTTGGAGTTGAAAGCAAAGAGGAACTATAGGTTTATAGTGTTCAAAATTGATGAGAAGGCTCAGCAAGTTATGATAGAGATGGTTGGGAATCCAGAAAAAACTTATGACGATTTCACCAAATGTATGCCCGAGAACGAGTGCAGATATGCTGTCTATGACTTCGATTTCACCACTCCTGAGAATTGCCAGAAGAGCAAGATTTTTTTCATCGCATG GTCACCAGATACTTCAAGAGTGAGGAGTAAGATGTTGTACGCAAGCTCAAAGGACAGATTCAAGAGGGAACTGGATGGGATTCAGGTTGAGTTGCAAGCAACAGACCCTAGCGAGATGAGCCTGGACATCATCAAAGGCCGAGTCAATCTCTGA
- the LOC106309434 gene encoding uncharacterized protein LOC106309434, whose amino-acid sequence MAKIEKLQFLALEVTGTNYTAWVTNMELHLDSEKILGTIKDGNISTSHEKAKAVIFLRRHLDENLTHDYARTKDPLDLWKALNERFDNQKKITLPHALDEWKNLRFQDFEKVETYNSAILRIAAQLDYCGKPVSEAEMLEKTYQTFHKNHYVLQEQYRNCGYTRFSELAVALIIAERNNELLIKNHNARPTGTKAFREVNATDIKNPEKGNYSYRGRGRGRGHNRGFGRGRGYRFNRNHERSNNPRRRGSNTWNRSDRVKGKETQENPTHKNENVCYRCGSKGHWSQVCRTPRHLCQLYQESIKGKAKEVNLNEHLVGTTSTYLESSDFMGDFNEATHQNN is encoded by the coding sequence ATGGCAAAAATCGAGAAACTTCAGTTTCTGGCATTGGAAGTAACTGGGACAAACTACACGGCATGGGTTACAAACATGGAGCTTCATCTAGATTCCGAGAAAATACTCGGAACAATAAAAGACGGCAATATATCAACCTCTCATGAAAAGGCTAAGGCCGTGATATTTCTGAGAAGGCATCTAGATGAAAATCTTACGCATGATTATGCGAGAACCAAAGATCCCTTAGATCTTTGGAAAGCTCTGAATGAGAGGTTTGATAACCAAAAGAAAATTACTCTCCCCCATGCACTCGATGAGTGGAAAAATCTACGATTTCAAGATTTTGAAAAAGTGGAAACGTACAATTCCGCTATATTGAGAATAGCGGCGCAATTAGATTATTGCGGTAAGCCTGTCTCGGAAGCAGAAATGCTCGAGAAAACTTACCAAACGTTCCACAAAAATCATTATGTTCTACAAGAACAATATAGAAATTGTGGGTATACGAGGTTCTCTGAACTCGCTGTGGCGCTTATAATAGCGGAGAGAAATAATGAACTCCTCATTAAAAACCACAATGCCCGACCCACGGGAACCAAAGCATTTCGTGAGGTAAATGCAACGGATATAAAAAATCCGGAAAAAGGAAATTATTCCTATCGTGGGCGTGGTCGTGGCCGTGGTCACAATCGTGGTTTTGGTCGTGGTCGTGGTTATCGATTTAACCGCAACCATGAAAGGAGTAACAACCCAAGAAGAAGAGGATCCAACACATGGAATCGATCTGATCGGGTAAAAGGGAAAGAAACCCAAGAAAACCCTACTCATAAAAATGAGAACGTCTGTTACAGATGTGGATCGAAGGGACACTGGTCTCAAGTATGTCGAACTCCTCGGCATCTATGCCAATTGTACCAAGAATCTATTAAAGGCAAGGCAAAGGAAGTAAATCTCAATGAACACCTTGTGGGGACAACATCGACATACCTCGAATCCTCTGACTTTATGGGAGATTTCAACGAGGCCACTCATCAAAATAATTGA
- the LOC106312696 gene encoding uncharacterized protein LOC106312696 has product MANNEIHCDCVIKLRENPKRRKDTVYVGCGAGFGGDRPLAALKLLQRVEELNYLVLECLAERTLADRWLSMSSRGDGYDPRVSEWMSLLLPLAVEKGTCIITNMGAIDPLGAQKKVLEVATDLGLTISVAVAHELHSEAGSGSSFGGQYCSEGGASTYIGAAPIVQCLDKYQPDVIITSRVADAALFLAPMVYELGWNWNDLELLAQGTLAGHLLECGCQLTGGYFMHPGDQYRDMAFPLLQDLSLPYAEIGYDGKLCVLKAEGSGGILNTSTCAEQLLYEIADPSAYITPDVVIDIQDVSFRPLSDCKVQCIGAKPSANTSVPEKLLRLIPKECGWKGWGEISYGGHGSIQRAKASEFLVRSWMEETVPGVDNCIISYVIGLDSLKAASNGAESSWKSCGDIRLRMDGLFKLKEHAVQLTKEFTALYTNGPAGGGGISTGHKMEIVLEKRLVSRGSVMWKTGVEHTNTSESEATEYHFPVSREKMGTTSTDNQNILTRRGDQWTDLSGIHRSPAPFGQKIPLYSVAHSRAGDKGNDINFSLIPHYPPDTERLKLIITPQWVKNVMSVLLSTSSFKKMDAKVPVDGNVSVEIYDVKGIHALNVVVRNVLDGGVNCSRRIDRHGKTISDLILCQQVVL; this is encoded by the exons ATGGCGAACAACGAGATTCACTGCGACTGTGTGATTAAGTTG AGAGAGAACCCAAAGCGGCGAAAGGATACGGTTTACGTGGGATGTGGAGCTGGATTCGGCGGGGACAGGCCACTGGCGGCTCTCAAACTACTCCAGAGAGTGGAAGAGTTAAACTATCTTGTCCTTGAGTGCTTAGCCGAACGAACCCTGGCTGATCGCTGGCTCTCTATGTCTTCTCGCGGCGACGGTTACGACCCTCGTG TTTCAGAGTGGATGAGTTTGTTACTACCTTTAGCTGTGGAGAAAGGCACTTGTATTATTACTAACATGGGTGCTA TTGATCCTCTCGGGGCTCAGAAGAAAGTTCTTGAGGTAGCCACTGATTTAGGCCTCACTATCTCTGTGGCTGTTGCTCATGAGCTGCATTCTGAAGCCG GCTCTGGATCATCTTTTGGGGGTCAATATTGCTCTGAGGGG GGTGCTAGCACTTATATTGGAGCAGCTCCTATTGTTCAATGCCTTGACAAGTACCAACCTGACGTTATCATCACCTCAAGAGTTGCTGATGCCGCCTTATTCTTGGCTCCTATG GTCTATGAACTAGGTTGGAATTGGAATGACTTGGAGCTTCTAGCTCAGGGAACTCTTGCTGGCCACCTTCTTGAGTGCGGTTGTCAGCTCACTGGTGGATACTTCATGCATCCAG GTGACCAGTATAGAGACATGGCTTTCCCTCTCCTCCAGGACTTGTCACTTCCGTATGCTGAGATTGGCTATGACGGAAAATTATGTGTATTAAAGGCTGAAGGTAGTGGTGGCATATTAAACACCAGCACTTGCGCTGAGCAACTTCTATACGAAATTGCTGATCCTAGCGCCTACATTACACCAGATGTG GTAATTGATATTCAAGACGTTTCTTTCCGTCCCCTGTCAGACTGCAAAGTACAATGCATTGGAGCAAAACCATCTGCTAATACCTCTGTGCCTGAGAAACTCTTGCGGTTAATTCCAAAG GAGTGTGGTTGGAAAGGATGGGGAGAGATATCATATGGAGGACATGGATCTATTCAACGTGCTAAAGCTTCAGAGTTTCTG GTTCGATCTTGGATGGAAGAAACCGTTCCTGGTGTTGATAACTGTATTATTTCATATGTGATTGGGCTTGATAGCTTGAAGGCCGCAAGTAATGGCGCAGAATCATCTTGGAAGTCCTGTGGAGATATTAGATTACGCATGGATGGTCTTTTCAAACTGAAGGAACATGCGGTCCAGTTAACGAAAGAGTTTACTGCTTTATATACAAACGGACCAGCTGGTGGTGGTGGAATCAG TACTGGACACAAGATGGAGATTGTTCTTGAAAAGCGTTTG GTCAGCCGTGGATCTGTAATGTGGAAAACTGGAGTTGAGCACACCAACACGTCAGAGTCAGAGGCCACTGAATATCATTTTCCAGTTTCTCGAGAGAAAATGGGAACG ACCTCTACCGATAATCAAAATATCCTGACAAGGAGAGGGGATCAATGGACGGATTTATCTGGAATTCATCGCTCTCCTGCTCCATTTGGCCAAAAGATCCCACTCTACTCTGTTGCTCATAGCAGGGCAGGTGATAAAGGAAACGACATAAACTTCTCACTAATCCCGCACTATCCACCAGATACAGAGCGTCTGAAACTCATCATTACTCCTCAATGGGTTAAAAACGTGATGTCAGTTCTGTTATCAACCTCTTCGTTTAAGAAGATGGATGCAAAAGTACCAGTCGATGGAAATGTGTCAGTAGAGATATATGATGTGAAAGGCATTCATGCTTTGAATGTTGTGGTACGGAACGTGTTAGATGGGGGAGTCAACTGTTCCAGGAGAATTGATAGACATGGAAAGACAATCTCAGATCTCATCTTGTGTCAACAAGTTGTGTTATGA